In the Methanothermobacter sp. K4 genome, ATCACCAGGGATATTATGATGGATGTGGTATCCACCATGGCTATCTTGTTGTAGGGGAGCCTCAGTGTTCCTATCATGAGGCCCACAAGAAAGGACATGGTAACTGCCTCATGGTTCCTCAGCAGATAATCCAGAACCCTTGAGAAGCTCATTATACCAATAGCCGCCCCTGCAAGGAATGTGAATATCTCAACGATGGCCAGACGGTTCAGGACCCCCAGCATGTACTCATACTGGTTCAGCAGGAGAAGGAGAAATGCGCCTGAGATACCCGGGAGTATCATTGCACATATGGCCACGAACCCGGATATGAAGACAACAGGGAGTGTGTGATTTGCCTGTATCGGGTTGAGGCCCACGAAGAGGTAGGCGAATATGAGGCCAAGAGCACCTGATGCCAGGTTTTTGAGTGAAAAACCATCTATCTTCTGGTAGACCACATATGCAGAGGCGAGTATGAGGCCTGAGAAGAATGCGTAGGTGAATGCCACGTAGGTGGTTATGAAGAAGAGTATAACCTTTGATAGTGTGAGAATCGCACAGGCTATACCTGCAAGGAGGGGTACGAAGAGTTCAAAGTCAACCTCGTCCCTCAGGGACTTCCGGGCACCATCAAGGTCTCCCATGAGGAGGGGCTTTATGAATCCGAACCTTATCTTACTTATCGCATGAACTAGCCTCTCGTAGATACCTGTTATGAGTGCGATTGTCCCGCCCGAAACACCGGGCATCACATCTGCGCTTCCCATGAAGAGTCCCCTGAGGAATATTGCCAGGAACCCCCTGAGTCTGTCATAGTAACCCATTTGAATCCTCCATGATAATGAATTGAAGAAGATATTTATAACCAGCCACCTTATAAATGTACCTTAACAGACCTGCATTGGTGGAGAATTGATGCGAATTCTAATTACCCTCATAAATGTACCTACCAGACCTCTGAGGCATGTTTTCTCAGGGCATCCACTATTCTTTTCACCTTGCTCTCACCCAGCATGAGGCGACTCCCCATTATATGCTCCGGGACCTGGCAGGGCTTCAGGATCCTGCAGTGCTCATCCTCCTCCATGATGGTGCAGGATTCGCTGAGGAATGCAACCACCGCATTAACCCATGAGACATAGATATCCCTGGATTCAAGGAATTCCTTGAGGGCTGCGGCATTCCCCTTTGCCTGGATGGACGGTGACTGGACCTCCTCCTTTCTGAGTTCATCGTTAAGGAACCACCGGTCACCCTTCACGATGTAGTTCCCTGAATAGGACTTTGTCTCTATCATGTAGACCCCGGTTGGCCCCACAACCACGTGGTCCATGTTCCCGTATGCCCCCGGGAGCTGGATGTCGTTCAGGATGTGGTAACCTTCAGGGAGGCGTCTGAGGCAGTTCGTTATTATGAGTTCACCCTCATGTCCCTTTCTCCAGTCTATACCCCTCCCTTCCCTGGCCCTGGTCAGTGGTACCGAGAGGACCATGAGGATGATTCCCAGAAGTACGATTGTGATGCCCCATGCCATGCTTGT is a window encoding:
- a CDS encoding DUF368 domain-containing protein, whose amino-acid sequence is MGSADVMPGVSGGTIALITGIYERLVHAISKIRFGFIKPLLMGDLDGARKSLRDEVDFELFVPLLAGIACAILTLSKVILFFITTYVAFTYAFFSGLILASAYVVYQKIDGFSLKNLASGALGLIFAYLFVGLNPIQANHTLPVVFISGFVAICAMILPGISGAFLLLLLNQYEYMLGVLNRLAIVEIFTFLAGAAIGIMSFSRVLDYLLRNHEAVTMSFLVGLMIGTLRLPYNKIAMVDTTSIIISLVIGIIGFALVMILESRFDYIDY
- a CDS encoding nuclease-related domain-containing protein, coding for MAYLICEKCNHYWQIKREEEFWAFHICEECGLPLLYVKDFNEYRKITKNVPESSVNSQTYRKSDNYWRFWRGGRLIFTAGALMTAAGILLTVTSMAWGITIVLLGIILMVLSVPLTRAREGRGIDWRKGHEGELIITNCLRRLPEGYHILNDIQLPGAYGNMDHVVVGPTGVYMIETKSYSGNYIVKGDRWFLNDELRKEEVQSPSIQAKGNAAALKEFLESRDIYVSWVNAVVAFLSESCTIMEEDEHCRILKPCQVPEHIMGSRLMLGESKVKRIVDALRKHASEVW